The following coding sequences lie in one Desulforegula conservatrix Mb1Pa genomic window:
- a CDS encoding L,D-transpeptidase family protein, whose amino-acid sequence MTLSKIPARRIMYLQKSVLLITLVMALFSSGKTGNAAEINDDLGSALKKRLECSPQALINFERPDTALVSRDACLALIYHNKGLNPLWVTSDGPDRKASTAVEIMKKSDEEGLDPGDYEIPRISELWSSRKPDALAELDTLITYNLVRYIHDVSRGQIKIRFAKPNNMTPEAEDGRFNPLEAIESALSSPDISAYLYGIAPSHQHYSSLKEALKKYREIEKQGGWQAVKTGNKINPGDQDSRIPSIIKRLSVTGDFDTKSKGVSTTHYDSTLKEAVIRFQTRHGLEPDGVIGAGTVDVMNIPVSSSIRQIKINMARWRWRKHFLGEKYLMVNVANFDLKAYEKGNIVLDFPVIVGRTDYQTPLLSSQLSFIDFNPFWNVTASIASKEELNNIKKNPGYFQKKHIRVFSGWGPDAYEISPGTIDWNNVTQQRMAQYKLRQDPGGWNALGKIKFMFPNNHDVYMHDTPTKPLFSRTVRAFSHGCIRLGKPLDLAFFVLKDQSEKWPKEKIEKMYAGSKRGTVNIASHIPVHITYQTSWVDKNGIIYFNRDIYNLDKNISKALFGE is encoded by the coding sequence ATGACACTTTCAAAAATACCGGCTCGAAGAATAATGTATCTGCAGAAATCAGTTTTGCTTATAACGTTGGTCATGGCTTTATTTTCGTCAGGAAAAACAGGTAATGCCGCTGAAATCAATGATGACCTGGGTTCTGCCCTTAAAAAAAGGCTGGAATGCTCGCCGCAAGCTCTCATCAATTTTGAAAGGCCTGATACTGCGCTTGTTTCACGTGATGCATGTCTGGCCCTTATCTATCATAATAAGGGACTTAATCCTTTATGGGTAACAAGTGACGGGCCGGACAGGAAAGCTTCGACCGCAGTTGAAATTATGAAAAAGTCAGATGAGGAAGGTCTTGATCCTGGTGATTATGAGATACCAAGGATTTCCGAGCTGTGGAGTTCTCGTAAGCCGGATGCTCTTGCCGAACTAGATACCCTGATAACCTATAATCTGGTTAGATATATTCACGATGTGAGCCGCGGTCAGATCAAGATTCGTTTTGCAAAGCCCAATAATATGACTCCTGAAGCCGAAGATGGACGCTTTAACCCCCTTGAAGCCATTGAAAGCGCACTTTCTTCACCTGATATTTCTGCCTATCTGTATGGGATAGCTCCATCCCATCAGCATTACTCAAGTTTAAAAGAGGCGCTCAAAAAATACAGGGAAATTGAAAAACAGGGCGGGTGGCAGGCTGTAAAAACAGGCAACAAAATCAATCCTGGTGACCAGGATAGCCGTATCCCTTCAATAATCAAGAGACTTTCGGTTACTGGTGATTTTGACACAAAAAGCAAGGGCGTTTCCACGACCCATTATGATTCCACCCTTAAGGAAGCTGTAATCAGGTTTCAGACAAGGCATGGCCTTGAGCCGGATGGAGTCATTGGCGCAGGCACGGTTGATGTTATGAACATCCCTGTTTCCTCGTCCATAAGGCAGATAAAGATAAACATGGCGAGATGGCGCTGGAGGAAGCATTTTCTTGGTGAAAAATACCTTATGGTAAACGTAGCCAATTTCGATCTGAAAGCTTATGAAAAAGGAAACATAGTCTTGGATTTTCCTGTTATTGTGGGTAGGACTGACTATCAGACTCCACTTTTAAGCAGCCAGCTTTCTTTCATCGATTTTAATCCTTTCTGGAATGTTACGGCAAGTATTGCTTCAAAAGAAGAGCTGAACAATATAAAAAAGAATCCCGGATATTTTCAAAAAAAGCATATCAGGGTGTTTTCAGGCTGGGGGCCGGATGCTTATGAAATTTCTCCAGGGACAATTGACTGGAATAATGTGACCCAGCAGAGAATGGCTCAGTACAAGCTTCGCCAGGATCCCGGAGGGTGGAATGCCCTTGGAAAGATCAAATTTATGTTTCCGAATAACCATGATGTGTACATGCATGACACCCCTACAAAACCACTGTTTTCAAGGACTGTAAGGGCTTTCAGTCATGGCTGCATAAGGCTTGGCAAACCCCTTGATCTTGCATTTTTTGTTCTTAAGGATCAATCCGAAAAATGGCCCAAGGAAAAAATAGAGAAAATGTATGCAGGAAGCAAGCGTGGGACAGTAAATATTGCATCCCACATACCTGTTCATATTACCTATCAAACATCTTGGGTTGACAAAAACGGAATAATTTATTTTAACAGAGATATTTATAATCTGGATAAAAATATAAGCAAGGCTCTGTTTGGTGAATAA